Proteins from one Epinephelus moara isolate mb chromosome 1, YSFRI_EMoa_1.0, whole genome shotgun sequence genomic window:
- the serf2b gene encoding small EDRK-rich factor 2 gives MTRGNQRELARAKNAKKQNEHGKGKRSDDGLSAAARKQRDAEIMQQKQKKAAGAEGGSKEGTKSK, from the exons ATGACCA GAGGAAACCAGCGTGAGCTTGCACGTGCGAAGAATGCCAAAAAACAGAATGAACATGGCAAAGGGAAGAGGAGCGATGATgggctgtctgctgctgctcggAAGCAAAG GGATGCCGAGATAATGCAACAGAAGCAGAAAAAGGCGGCAGGGGCGGAAGGCGGATCGAAAGAAGGCACCAAGTCAAAGTAG